In one Rutidosis leptorrhynchoides isolate AG116_Rl617_1_P2 chromosome 8, CSIRO_AGI_Rlap_v1, whole genome shotgun sequence genomic region, the following are encoded:
- the LOC139861424 gene encoding CBL-interacting serine/threonine-protein kinase 9-like, with protein sequence MSSGAVKKRIRVGKYEIGKTLGEGSFAKVKFARNLVTGDHVAIKIIDRDRILKHKMVEQMKREISTMKLIKHPNVLNLFEVMASKTKIYVVLEYVDGGELFDQIAKHGRLQEDEARRYFQQLINAVDYCHSRGVYHRDLKPENLLLDSYGVLKVSDFGLSQQVENGMLHTACGTPNYVAPEVLTAKGYNGAASDIWSCGVILFVLMAGYLPFDEANLIGLYRKIEKADYRCPPWFSSSVVKLLARILDPNPLTRITISEILENDWFMKGYKPPHFEQDEDVSLDDVDAVFNESKEHLVTEKKERPESMNAFELISRSQGFSLETMFEKHKGYVKRETSFASKSPANEIMSKIEETAKPMGFNVHKRNYKMKLQGDKTGRKGHLAVATEVFEVAPSLHMVELRKTGGDTLEFHNFYKSFSSGLKDIVWSTGSNTNDNNINILKKQSVRFATFHNKESSLSKILAILT encoded by the exons ATGAGCAGTGGTGCAGTTAAAAAGAGAATTCGTGTAGGCAAATACGAAATCGGCAAGACTTTAGGTGAAGGTAGCTTTGCGAAAGTTAAATTTGCTAGAAACCTTGTTACCGGTGATCATGTTGCCATTAAAATTATTGACCGTGATCGTATTCTTAAACATAAGATGGTTGAACAA ATGAAGAGAGAAATTTCAACTATGAAGTTGATCAAGCATCCTAATGTTTTAAATCTCTTTGAG GTTATGGCAAGCAAAACAAAGATCTATGTTGTTCTCGAGTATGTTGATGGAGGAGAACTTTTCGACCAAATA GCGAAACATGGGAGACTTCAAGAAGATGAGGCTAGAAGATACTTTCAGCAACTTATTAATGCCGTAGATTACTGCCATAGTAGAGGCGTGTACCACAGAGATCTTAAG CCTGAAAATCTGCTCTTGGACTCTTATGGTGTTCTGAAAGTTTCAGACTTTGGATTATCACAGCAAGTG GAAAACGGGATGCTACATACAGCCTGTGGGACTCCAAACTATGTTGCACCTGAG GTACTCACTGCAAAGGGTTATAACGGTGCAGCATCTGATATATGGTCTTGCGGTGTTATCCTTTTCGTACTTATGGCAGGATATTTGCCATTTGATGAGGCAAACCTCATCGGATTGTATAGAAAA ATTGAAAAGGCCGATTATAGATGCCCGCCATGGTTTTCATCTAGTGTAGTTAAACTGTTAGCCCGGATACTCGATCCAAACCCACTCACT AGAATAACTATTTCTGAAATATTGGAAAATGATTGGTTTATGAAAGGGTATAAACCTCCTCATTTTGAGCAGGATGAGGATGTTAGCCTTGATGATGTAGATGCTGTCTTCAATGAATCCAAG GAACATCTTGTTACCGAAAAGAAAGAAAGGCCTGAATCCATGAACGCCTTTGAGCTAATATCCAGGTCACAAGGTTTCAGTCTAGAAACTATGTTTGAGAAGCACAAG GGTTATGTAAAGAGAGAAACAAGTTTTGCTTCCAAGAGTCCTGCTAACGAGATCATGTCTAAAATCGAAGAAACCGCAAAACCCATGGGTTTCAATGTTCACAAGCGAAATTATAAA ATGAAGCTACAAGGTGATAAAACTGGAAGAAAAGGGCACCTTGCAGTGGCTACAGAGGTTTTCGAAGTGGCTCCCTCGCTGCACATGGTTGAACTTAGAAAAACCGGGGGCGACACACTGGAATTTCACAAT TTCTACAAGAGCTTCTCGTCCGGGTTGAAAGACATAGTGTGGAGCACCGGATCAAATACAAATGATAACAA TATAAATATTTTGAAGAAGCAAAGTGTGAGATTTGCAACGTTTCACAACAAGGAATCGTCTTTATCGAAGATATTGGCAATCTTGACATAA
- the LOC139864135 gene encoding uncharacterized protein, with protein sequence MTGGLFTLQLLQGNDTQCVELLRMSRDSYVRLCTHFRVKGWLKDSKHLSVEEKIAMFLMMLGHNQRYVLVKRLFQHSKQTIHKYFHEVLATMLDFAKETIIPTSFDPNPNVPGYHRRLRRVFKGAVGALDGTLIHARVPAQMQHLYRGRGKGDCYQNVLAICDFNMIFTFIVAGWEGVAHDSRVLSEALTNQDAPFPLPPPDKYYLCNAAYTHTCGFIAPYRNVRYWLGDFRQRRALNNKEKFNHGHAKLRNVIEHSFGVLKARFAILNKMAPFNLVTQRNVTIACFALHNFIRKEGLSDELFAKYDQPNVQVDNDHVQHNGNEEVDDDDDDDVQPHGTRADRQYMINLRDQIAEQLMQTRR encoded by the exons ATGACGGGGGGACTATTTACGTTACAATTATTGCAAGGAAACGATACACAATGCGTTGAGTTGCTACGTATGTCACGAGATTCGTATGTTCGACTTTGCACTCATTTTAGAGTAAAGGGATGGTTAAAGGATAGCAAGCACCTATCAGTTGAAGAGAAAATTGCTATGTTTTTAATGATGTTAGGTCACAATCAACGTTATGTACTCGTCAAACGTTTATTTCAACACTCAAAGCAAACAATTCATAAGTATTTTCATGAAGTATTGGCTACAATGTTGGATTTCGCAAAAGAGACTATAATACCAACATCTTTTGATCCCAATCCAAATGTTCCGGGATACCACAGGAGGTTACGTCGAGTTTTTAAG GGAGCGGTTGGTGCACTTGATGGGACTTTGATTCATGCTCGTGTTCCAGCTCAAATGCAACATTTGTATAGAGGAAGAGGAAAAGGAGATTGTTATCAAAATGTTTTAGCAATATGTGATTTCAACATGATATTTACGTTTATTGTTGCCGGATGGGAAGGAGTAGCACATGATTCCCGAGTATTATCTGAAGCTTTAACAAATCAAGATgcaccatttcctcttcctccgccAG atAAATATTACCTTTGTAATGCTGCGTATACACACACTTGTGGATTTATTGCACCATATCGTAACGTAAGGTATTGGCTTGGAGATTTTCGCCAAAGGCGTGCGTTAAACAACAAAGAAAAATTCAACCATGGACATGCGAAACTAAGAAATGTTATTGAACATTCTTTTGGTGTTTTAAAAGCACGCTTTGCGATATTAAATAAAATGGCTCCTTTCAACTTAGTTACCCAAAGAAATGTTACAATTGCATGTTTTGCTCTTCATAATTTTATAAGAAAAGAGGGTTTAAGTGACGAGCTATTCGCAAAATATGACCAACCAAACGTGCAAGTTGATAATGATCATGTACAACATAATGGGAATGAAGaggtggatgatgatgatgatgatgatgttcaaccACATGGAACCAGAGCGGATCGTCAATATATGATTAATTTGCGAGATCAAATTGCTGAACAACTTATGCAAACTAGGAGATGA